A single genomic interval of Microbacterium sp. BLY harbors:
- a CDS encoding intradiol ring-cleavage dioxygenase, translating to MNRIPQPTPTPDGPTYEGRPLDRADEEVVDQGVAFDLRTLMSRRGLLIGGGLGLGAVVLAACTPSATGSASSTSAPTPGATTAATDTTVAEIPDETAGPYPGDGSNGPDVLEEAGIIRQDIRSSLDGGAVAEGVPLSLELQILDLANGGAPFAGVAVYAWHCTAQGEYSLYSAGLEDVSYLRGVQVADEDGRVSFTSVFPGCYSGRWPHVHFEVYPDAASITDVSNAIATSQLALPEDACRAVYAEAAYAGSAENLARISMATDNVFGDDGGATQVATTTGSVAGGYAATLVVGVDTTTAPSGGSAPGGGGAPGGAPPGA from the coding sequence ATGAACCGTATCCCGCAGCCCACGCCGACGCCGGACGGTCCGACCTACGAGGGACGACCGCTGGATCGCGCCGACGAGGAAGTGGTCGACCAGGGAGTGGCGTTCGATCTCCGGACGCTGATGAGTCGACGGGGCCTGCTGATCGGTGGAGGCCTGGGACTCGGCGCCGTCGTGCTCGCCGCCTGCACGCCGTCCGCCACCGGCTCGGCGAGCTCGACCTCCGCCCCGACGCCCGGTGCCACGACCGCGGCGACCGATACCACCGTGGCGGAGATCCCGGATGAGACGGCAGGGCCGTACCCGGGTGACGGCTCGAACGGTCCGGACGTGCTCGAAGAGGCGGGGATCATCCGCCAGGACATCCGGTCCTCCCTTGACGGCGGCGCCGTCGCCGAAGGGGTGCCGCTCTCTCTCGAGCTGCAGATCCTCGACCTCGCGAATGGCGGAGCGCCGTTCGCGGGCGTCGCCGTCTATGCCTGGCACTGCACCGCGCAGGGGGAGTACTCGCTGTACTCGGCGGGGCTGGAGGACGTCTCCTACCTCCGTGGCGTGCAGGTCGCGGATGAGGACGGGCGCGTGTCGTTCACGTCCGTCTTCCCCGGGTGCTACTCGGGGCGGTGGCCGCACGTGCATTTCGAGGTCTACCCGGACGCCGCCTCGATCACGGATGTCTCGAACGCGATCGCCACCTCGCAACTCGCGCTTCCCGAGGACGCGTGCCGAGCGGTGTACGCGGAGGCGGCGTACGCCGGGTCTGCGGAGAACCTGGCGCGGATCTCGATGGCCACGGACAACGTCTTCGGTGACGACGGGGGCGCCACTCAGGTCGCGACGACGACGGGAAGCGTCGCCGGCGGGTACGCCGCAACGCTCGTGGTGGGCGTGGACACGACGACGGCCCCGAGCGGCGGCTCCGCGCCCGGAGGAGGGGGTGCGCCGGGCGGTGCCCCGCCCGGCGCGTGA
- a CDS encoding acyl-CoA desaturase → MISLTPSPSVTATLGPVRQTYAGNADFPPLTRAYRDVQQVVKETGLLQRTPVFYSLVGAALVVAFAGCVAGFLLLGDSWFQLLIAAALGIVFTQVAFLAHEAAHRQILSTGPANFRLARVLAGIIGMSYHWWDTKHTRHHGNPNQVGKDPDIQVDTISFLETDAAQSRGIVRLITRKQGWLFFPLLTLEGLNLHYLGLKHLLTRRNVKGRWIELGLIVLRFAVLLVPLFLLLPVGMAFAFLGVQLAVFGVYMGASFAPNHKGMPVIAPDAKLDFFSKQVRTSRNINGGWWVTWLMGGLNHQVEHHLFPNMSRLHLSRAREIVRDYCAAQGVPYTETSLARSYAIVIAYLNRVGLAARDPFDCPAAAQLRRA, encoded by the coding sequence ATCATCTCTCTCACTCCCTCCCCGTCCGTCACCGCCACGCTCGGCCCGGTCCGTCAGACCTATGCCGGGAACGCCGACTTCCCTCCTCTCACCCGGGCCTACCGCGACGTCCAGCAGGTCGTGAAGGAGACCGGGCTCCTGCAGCGCACGCCCGTGTTCTACTCCCTCGTCGGGGCGGCTCTCGTCGTCGCGTTCGCCGGTTGCGTCGCCGGCTTCCTGCTCCTGGGTGACAGCTGGTTCCAGCTGCTGATCGCCGCCGCGCTCGGCATCGTCTTCACGCAGGTTGCTTTCCTCGCGCACGAGGCCGCCCACCGGCAGATCCTCTCCACCGGTCCGGCCAACTTCCGGCTGGCCCGCGTGCTCGCCGGCATCATCGGCATGAGCTACCACTGGTGGGACACCAAGCACACGCGTCATCACGGCAACCCGAACCAGGTCGGCAAGGACCCGGACATCCAGGTCGACACCATCTCCTTCCTCGAGACCGACGCGGCACAGTCGCGCGGGATCGTCCGTCTCATCACGCGGAAGCAGGGGTGGCTCTTCTTCCCCCTGCTGACGCTCGAGGGACTCAACCTCCACTACCTCGGCCTGAAGCACCTGCTCACCCGGCGCAACGTGAAGGGGCGCTGGATCGAGCTCGGCCTCATCGTGCTCCGCTTCGCCGTCCTCCTCGTCCCGCTGTTCCTGCTCCTCCCCGTCGGCATGGCCTTCGCCTTCCTCGGGGTGCAGCTCGCCGTGTTCGGTGTCTACATGGGAGCCTCCTTCGCACCGAACCACAAGGGGATGCCGGTCATCGCGCCCGACGCCAAGCTCGACTTCTTCTCGAAGCAGGTGCGCACCTCCCGCAACATCAATGGCGGATGGTGGGTGACGTGGCTGATGGGCGGGCTCAACCACCAGGTCGAGCACCACCTGTTCCCGAACATGTCGCGCCTGCACCTGTCTCGGGCGCGCGAGATCGTGCGGGACTACTGCGCGGCGCAGGGTGTGCCGTACACGGAGACCAGCCTCGCGCGCTCCTACGCGATCGTGATCGCCTACTTGAACCGGGTGGGGCTCGCGGCGCGCGACCCGTTCGACTGCCCGGCGGCGGCGCAGCTCCGCCGCGCCTGA
- a CDS encoding low temperature requirement protein A, producing MVPRDPAQPHRTASPLELFFDLVFVVAVSIASAQLHHALSHGEFVHGVTSYAMLFFAIWWAWMNFTWFATSFDTDDWPYRIATFVQMAGVLILAAGIPAAFEHGDFTLPVIGYVVMRVAMVTQWLRASRTAGPLRGVALRYAGGIAVVQVLWILFLLIPSGPVQLTAFVVFAVIEISVPVFAERRGQTPWHPHHITERYGLFTLIVLGESLLASANAIIDALDEVERLGPLLAISALAFVVTASLWWIYFWPPHHRAIASLGRSLRYGYTHYFVFAAAAAFSAGVEVELDVMTGESHLSPVAATFTVSIPIAVFLLGIWWIAIRDNADRIVNTVIPLGALVVLLDPFVPVPVALTAAVMVAIVVVLVRHPPVLRAAARPDA from the coding sequence ATGGTGCCGCGCGATCCCGCGCAGCCGCATCGCACCGCGAGCCCGCTGGAGCTCTTCTTCGACCTGGTGTTCGTCGTGGCGGTGAGCATCGCCTCGGCCCAGCTGCACCACGCCCTCAGTCACGGGGAGTTCGTGCACGGGGTCACGTCCTACGCGATGCTGTTCTTCGCGATCTGGTGGGCCTGGATGAACTTCACATGGTTCGCGACCTCGTTCGACACCGACGACTGGCCGTATCGGATCGCCACGTTCGTCCAGATGGCGGGGGTCCTCATCCTCGCCGCCGGGATCCCGGCGGCGTTCGAGCACGGCGACTTCACCCTCCCCGTGATCGGCTACGTCGTGATGCGCGTCGCGATGGTGACGCAGTGGCTGCGCGCCTCCCGTACCGCGGGCCCGCTCCGCGGCGTCGCGCTCCGGTACGCGGGAGGGATCGCCGTGGTGCAGGTGCTGTGGATCCTGTTCCTGCTGATCCCGTCCGGACCCGTCCAGCTCACCGCGTTCGTCGTGTTCGCTGTCATCGAGATCTCCGTCCCGGTGTTCGCCGAGCGACGGGGGCAGACGCCCTGGCACCCCCATCACATCACCGAGCGCTACGGACTCTTCACCCTCATCGTGCTCGGCGAGAGCCTCCTCGCCTCCGCCAACGCCATCATCGACGCGCTCGACGAAGTGGAGCGACTGGGGCCTCTGCTGGCGATCTCCGCGCTCGCGTTCGTCGTCACGGCGTCGCTGTGGTGGATCTACTTCTGGCCGCCGCACCACCGGGCGATCGCGAGCCTGGGCCGGTCGCTGCGGTACGGCTACACGCACTACTTCGTGTTCGCGGCGGCCGCGGCGTTCTCCGCCGGAGTCGAGGTCGAGCTGGACGTGATGACGGGGGAGAGTCACCTGTCGCCGGTGGCCGCCACCTTCACGGTGTCGATCCCGATCGCCGTCTTCCTCCTGGGGATCTGGTGGATCGCGATCCGCGACAACGCCGACCGGATCGTGAACACGGTGATCCCGCTCGGTGCCCTCGTGGTGCTGCTCGACCCGTTCGTCCCGGTCCCGGTCGCGCTCACCGCAGCGGTCATGGTCGCGATCGTCGTGGTGCTCGTCCGGCATCCCCCGGTCCTCCGCGCAGCCGCGCGACCGGACGCGTGA
- a CDS encoding FG-GAP-like repeat-containing protein, producing the protein MKRTSRLRLGRIGIVAVLAIVLGSLAPALTSSGSAVAASDGYMVYPASGNIQSKVGDGCLGNYRAHDGIDISRNGGTPILAAYDGVIKSRTSNGGYGNYVDVQHPGGYVTRYAHMAAPGWYAPGTKVLRGQQIGVVGNTGNSAAYHLHFEVWLNGTVYSQINQGFTCLADVTRGGTIPLFFPGLGNGDPAGISSADFTGDDNADLLIVAGNGDLRLRAGNGRGGLGAPTTLFGADWGNTRRHITHADFNGDGNADLLVARSDGVLEFYAGNGAGGFRPATTPGAGWYSMRHVASGADFTGDGRQDVIGVSEGGVLTVYRGNGAGGFSTPHITYGGGWDKFHYLVAGDFDGDGRGDIMAVTGTGALVLYTGASGLRSSRQVGIGWQEFTEVTGGVDYNGDGRADLIGRTAAGQLYLYPGNGSGGFGAKILMASDAADYLAIE; encoded by the coding sequence ATGAAGCGCACGTCCCGCTTGCGTCTTGGCCGCATCGGGATCGTCGCCGTGCTCGCGATCGTGCTGGGCTCACTCGCTCCCGCCCTCACCTCGTCCGGCTCCGCGGTCGCCGCATCGGACGGATACATGGTCTACCCGGCCTCCGGGAACATCCAGTCGAAGGTGGGGGATGGCTGTCTCGGGAACTACCGCGCACATGACGGCATCGACATCTCGCGCAACGGAGGGACACCGATCCTCGCGGCCTACGACGGGGTGATCAAGAGCCGCACGTCCAACGGCGGCTACGGCAACTACGTCGACGTGCAGCACCCGGGCGGCTACGTCACCCGCTACGCGCACATGGCGGCACCCGGGTGGTATGCCCCGGGCACCAAGGTTCTGCGCGGGCAGCAGATCGGTGTCGTGGGGAACACCGGGAACTCGGCCGCGTACCACCTGCATTTCGAGGTGTGGCTGAACGGCACGGTCTACTCGCAGATCAATCAGGGCTTCACCTGCCTGGCCGACGTCACACGCGGCGGGACCATTCCGCTGTTCTTCCCTGGCCTCGGCAACGGTGACCCCGCGGGGATCAGCTCCGCCGATTTCACCGGCGACGACAATGCCGATCTCCTCATCGTGGCCGGGAACGGCGATCTGCGGCTGCGGGCGGGTAACGGCCGTGGCGGTCTCGGGGCGCCGACCACCCTGTTCGGTGCGGACTGGGGGAACACCCGACGACACATCACCCATGCGGACTTCAACGGCGACGGCAACGCCGACCTCTTGGTGGCGCGGTCGGACGGAGTCCTGGAGTTCTACGCGGGGAATGGCGCCGGCGGGTTCCGACCGGCGACGACACCGGGGGCGGGCTGGTACAGCATGCGACATGTCGCCTCGGGTGCGGACTTCACCGGTGACGGGCGGCAGGACGTGATCGGTGTGTCCGAGGGCGGTGTGCTCACGGTGTACCGGGGTAATGGGGCGGGCGGGTTCAGCACACCCCACATCACCTACGGTGGCGGGTGGGACAAGTTCCACTACCTCGTCGCCGGCGACTTCGACGGCGACGGGCGCGGCGACATCATGGCGGTCACCGGAACCGGTGCGCTGGTGCTGTACACGGGGGCATCAGGGCTCCGCTCCTCGCGGCAGGTCGGTATCGGATGGCAGGAGTTCACCGAGGTGACCGGCGGCGTGGACTACAACGGCGACGGCCGCGCCGATCTGATCGGGCGGACGGCCGCCGGTCAGCTGTACCTCTATCCGGGCAACGGCAGCGGCGGCTTCGGCGCCAAGATCCTCATGGCTTCGGACGCCGCGGACTACCTGGCGATCGAGTAG
- a CDS encoding TetR/AcrR family transcriptional regulator has protein sequence MTTATKRAERAGTDKFALRRRALAEAALETIAERGFARTGLREIAQHSELSHGSLHYYFTDKNDLIAEAVRISKHGLGDRYLAVLAEADTAEGLAAAVADELARSVRDDAPLHRLWYDLRNQALFESGFGDTIAEVEAQLQQAIWTVVERYTELCGRPSRFPPLLAYALTDGMMQHALIRHLRGDADAIDRLRRDCLDLFAACV, from the coding sequence ATGACGACAGCGACCAAGAGAGCGGAACGCGCGGGCACGGACAAGTTCGCCCTTCGCCGGCGCGCCCTGGCCGAGGCCGCGCTCGAGACCATCGCCGAGCGCGGATTCGCCCGGACGGGACTCCGCGAGATCGCTCAGCACTCGGAGCTCTCCCACGGCTCGCTGCACTACTACTTCACCGACAAGAACGACCTCATCGCCGAGGCGGTGCGGATCTCGAAGCACGGGCTGGGCGACCGGTACCTGGCCGTCCTCGCCGAAGCGGACACTGCCGAGGGCCTGGCCGCGGCCGTCGCCGATGAACTCGCCCGCAGCGTGCGCGACGACGCACCGCTGCACCGCCTCTGGTATGACCTGCGCAACCAGGCCCTCTTCGAGTCCGGCTTCGGTGACACGATCGCGGAGGTCGAGGCCCAGCTGCAGCAGGCGATCTGGACCGTCGTGGAACGCTACACGGAGCTCTGCGGGCGCCCCAGCCGCTTCCCCCCGCTCCTCGCCTACGCGCTCACGGACGGAATGATGCAGCACGCGCTCATCCGCCACCTGCGTGGTGACGCGGATGCGATCGACCGGCTGCGCCGCGACTGCCTCGACCTCTTCGCCGCCTGCGTCTGA
- a CDS encoding cell division initiation protein, with amino-acid sequence MSDSTGTPRDDERSPDFFDQLIETTPRDTSANSAAAFTIGFRGYDKGEVDAALASMRAQLQQAADEAAEAKAREAEAIEAIKAEEREAREALEAELAAANAKASDAEQQVATLTSELVDTPQADGEEAPSRQQFEAILRVAEEQANVLIQNAAVQADRLMAAAREEVAAQRAEAEADAERITSQAQRDADQVRLKMETEYTAHEARIEREAAHAAEKVNQASQEATAIRTEAEKGAAALRSLVTRETTQLRADAEREVREMNARVLEFEETLTRRQDDAQQEFLVLHNQAVAHAERITSDANEQVTASLEHAQRISAKADGYEKLMRSQAQAIEADAQVRAREILDRARVKSQKIVDSVTGHTSAVLRDAEDRARQLRWQQQQLTSFMAEVRELIRPDGIFSDDGVPSEIAVTEATIDEDEDEDDVEDTAVETFLGDEVLDDELDDDRPLEKITIDVVETDDSKR; translated from the coding sequence ATGAGCGATTCCACGGGCACTCCCCGCGACGACGAGCGGTCGCCGGACTTCTTCGACCAGCTGATCGAGACGACGCCTCGCGACACCTCCGCGAACTCCGCTGCGGCGTTCACCATCGGATTCCGCGGCTACGACAAGGGTGAGGTCGACGCCGCACTGGCGTCGATGCGCGCGCAGCTCCAGCAGGCCGCGGACGAGGCCGCGGAGGCGAAGGCCCGCGAGGCCGAGGCCATCGAGGCGATCAAGGCCGAGGAGCGCGAGGCGCGCGAAGCCCTCGAAGCCGAACTCGCCGCCGCCAACGCGAAGGCCTCCGACGCGGAGCAGCAGGTGGCGACGCTCACCTCCGAGCTGGTCGACACCCCGCAGGCCGACGGCGAGGAAGCACCCTCGCGGCAGCAGTTCGAGGCGATCCTGCGAGTGGCCGAGGAGCAGGCGAACGTCCTCATCCAGAACGCCGCCGTGCAGGCCGACCGTCTGATGGCCGCCGCGCGCGAAGAGGTCGCCGCCCAGCGCGCCGAGGCCGAGGCCGACGCGGAGCGCATCACGTCGCAGGCGCAGCGTGACGCCGATCAGGTGCGTCTGAAGATGGAGACCGAGTACACGGCCCACGAGGCGCGGATCGAGCGCGAGGCGGCGCACGCCGCCGAGAAGGTCAACCAGGCGTCGCAGGAGGCCACGGCCATCCGCACGGAGGCGGAGAAGGGTGCCGCCGCGCTGCGGTCGCTCGTCACCCGGGAGACCACGCAGCTCCGCGCGGACGCCGAGCGCGAAGTGCGGGAGATGAATGCCCGCGTGCTCGAGTTCGAGGAGACGCTCACCCGTCGCCAGGACGACGCGCAGCAGGAGTTCCTCGTGCTGCACAACCAGGCCGTCGCTCACGCCGAGCGCATCACCTCCGACGCGAACGAGCAGGTCACGGCGTCGCTGGAGCACGCCCAGCGCATCTCCGCGAAGGCCGACGGCTACGAGAAGCTGATGCGCTCCCAGGCGCAGGCGATCGAGGCCGACGCGCAGGTCCGCGCGCGCGAGATCCTCGACCGCGCCCGGGTGAAGTCGCAGAAGATCGTCGACTCGGTCACCGGGCACACCTCTGCGGTGCTCCGCGACGCGGAGGACCGCGCCCGCCAGCTCCGGTGGCAGCAGCAGCAGCTCACGAGCTTCATGGCCGAGGTGCGCGAGCTCATCCGCCCCGACGGCATCTTCAGCGACGATGGCGTGCCGTCCGAGATCGCGGTGACCGAAGCCACGATCGACGAGGACGAGGACGAGGACGACGTCGAGGACACCGCCGTCGAGACCTTCCTCGGCGATGAGGTGCTGGACGACGAGCTGGACGACGACCGTCCGCTGGAGAAGATCACGATCGACGTCGTCGAGACGGACGACTCGAAGCGGTAA
- a CDS encoding glycosyltransferase, with translation MTAGDRRKTVLLVHPGAEMFGSDRMLLESAAGLVDAGARVVVALPSTGLLVAPLRAAGAEVVIVPMLVLRKVLLTPRGLPRLFRDMFRGLGAAWRLIGRLRPDAVYVSTIIIPQWPLIARARGTRAVSHVHEAEASGNTLVNRLLYAPHLASTRTLVNSRFSLDTIRRALPALADRTRIVFNGVASPAEPTPPRPRIDGALRVLYVGRLSPRKGPDLIIDAAARLRAAGRAVDVTLLGAVFEGYEWFEQDLRRRADETGVPVHFAGFHADIWPFLADADVLVVPSRVDEPFGNTAVEGVLALRPVIASDSSGLREAAGGYATAQLVTPDDPAAIAAALDDVRTRWDELVAGVADSRDEAQRRHAPAVYRTAVATGVLD, from the coding sequence ATGACCGCCGGAGACCGCCGGAAGACGGTGCTGCTCGTCCACCCGGGTGCCGAGATGTTCGGCTCCGACCGGATGCTGCTGGAGAGCGCGGCCGGCCTCGTCGATGCGGGCGCCCGTGTCGTCGTCGCCCTGCCCAGCACGGGCCTCCTGGTCGCGCCGCTGCGCGCCGCGGGTGCCGAGGTCGTCATCGTGCCGATGCTCGTCCTCCGCAAGGTGCTGCTCACCCCGCGTGGTCTCCCCCGCCTCTTCCGCGACATGTTCCGCGGCCTCGGCGCCGCCTGGCGGCTGATCGGGCGACTTCGCCCCGACGCCGTGTACGTGTCGACCATCATCATCCCGCAGTGGCCGCTCATCGCCCGGGCCCGCGGCACCCGGGCCGTCAGCCACGTGCACGAGGCCGAGGCTTCGGGCAACACGCTGGTGAATCGCCTGCTCTACGCGCCTCACCTCGCGTCCACGCGGACGCTGGTGAACAGTCGGTTCAGCCTGGACACCATCCGGCGGGCCCTGCCCGCGTTGGCCGACCGCACGCGCATCGTGTTCAACGGCGTCGCGTCGCCAGCCGAGCCCACCCCGCCGCGCCCCCGCATCGACGGCGCCCTGCGCGTGCTCTACGTCGGTCGGCTCTCCCCGCGGAAGGGTCCTGACCTGATCATCGACGCGGCCGCCAGGCTCCGCGCCGCCGGGCGTGCCGTCGACGTCACCCTGCTGGGCGCCGTCTTCGAGGGGTACGAGTGGTTCGAGCAGGACCTTCGTCGCCGTGCCGACGAGACGGGGGTCCCGGTCCATTTCGCCGGGTTCCACGCGGACATCTGGCCCTTCCTCGCCGACGCCGATGTCCTGGTCGTGCCGTCCCGGGTGGACGAACCGTTCGGGAACACGGCAGTCGAGGGCGTCCTCGCGCTGCGCCCCGTCATCGCCAGCGACAGCAGCGGCCTCCGGGAGGCAGCGGGTGGTTACGCCACCGCCCAGCTCGTCACACCGGATGACCCCGCCGCGATCGCCGCCGCGCTCGACGACGTCCGTACGCGCTGGGACGAGCTCGTGGCCGGCGTCGCCGACAGCCGCGACGAGGCGCAGCGCCGTCACGCTCCCGCCGTCTACCGCACCGCCGTCGCCACCGGCGTCCTGGACTGA
- a CDS encoding DUF1972 domain-containing protein: protein MSNTTPLTIAMVGTRGVPAAYGGFETAIEEVGRRLADRGHDVVVYTRGSEHREKEYLGMRVVHLPAVPVKQVETLSHTGLSALHLLFHRRPDATFVFNAANSPFLPLLRLRRAPVALHMDGLEWRRSKWGPRGKAYYRWAEQFGVRTGDALIADAPGISDYYRHQFDVPTELIRYGAPILDEPSTDRLAEMDLTPDGFHLVVARFEPENHVLEIVRGYRASSARLPLVVVGSAPYSAGYIQEIHDAAAGDERIRLVGGVYDQDLLDALYAHAATYLHGHSVGGTNPSLLRAMGARTAVIGFEVPFNREVLDGNGWFFAAADDVATHVEAAEADPATREAHAAAVQEIARTRFRWDDVADEYESLARRLAEGSSIHRSARRARRRSTDWTPAPADTAR from the coding sequence ATGAGTAATACGACACCCCTCACGATCGCGATGGTGGGGACCCGCGGCGTGCCCGCCGCCTACGGCGGGTTCGAGACGGCCATCGAAGAGGTGGGCCGCCGACTCGCCGACCGCGGGCACGACGTCGTCGTGTACACGCGCGGGTCCGAACACCGCGAGAAGGAGTACCTCGGAATGCGGGTGGTGCACCTTCCCGCCGTCCCGGTGAAGCAGGTCGAGACGCTCAGTCACACCGGCCTGTCGGCTCTGCACCTCCTGTTCCACCGTCGCCCCGACGCCACGTTCGTCTTCAACGCGGCGAACTCGCCGTTCCTGCCGCTGCTCCGTCTGCGTCGGGCGCCCGTCGCCCTCCACATGGACGGACTGGAGTGGCGACGTTCGAAGTGGGGACCGCGTGGTAAGGCCTACTACCGCTGGGCCGAGCAGTTCGGCGTCCGCACCGGGGACGCGCTCATCGCCGACGCCCCGGGCATCTCCGACTACTACCGCCACCAGTTCGACGTGCCCACCGAGCTCATCCGCTACGGCGCGCCGATCCTGGACGAGCCGTCGACCGACCGTCTCGCCGAGATGGACCTCACGCCCGACGGCTTCCACCTCGTGGTCGCGCGGTTCGAGCCGGAGAACCACGTGCTCGAGATCGTCCGCGGCTACCGCGCGAGCTCCGCGCGGCTGCCCCTCGTGGTGGTGGGTTCCGCCCCCTACTCCGCCGGATACATCCAGGAGATCCACGACGCGGCCGCCGGCGACGAGCGGATCCGCCTCGTGGGCGGCGTCTACGATCAGGACCTCCTCGACGCGCTCTACGCGCACGCCGCGACGTACCTGCACGGCCACTCCGTCGGCGGCACCAACCCGTCGTTGCTGCGCGCCATGGGCGCCCGCACCGCGGTGATCGGGTTCGAAGTGCCGTTCAACCGGGAGGTGCTCGACGGGAACGGCTGGTTCTTCGCCGCCGCGGACGACGTCGCAACGCACGTGGAGGCCGCGGAAGCCGATCCCGCCACCCGTGAGGCGCACGCCGCCGCGGTCCAGGAGATCGCGCGCACCCGCTTCCGCTGGGACGACGTCGCCGACGAGTACGAGAGCCTCGCCCGCCGCCTGGCGGAAGGCTCCAGCATCCACCGATCCGCTCGGCGCGCGCGTCGGCGGAGCACGGACTGGACGCCCGCACCCGCGGACACGGCACGATGA
- a CDS encoding sugar transferase, with the protein MTSVEDALSIARTGFTPITAPRATASVTPAASTPRVSATLERRLQWERRYRMRLRITDAAVILIAVALTAAVQLVTGVAVTEAVRNAALLSLAWYLMLSALNSRAAAIFGSGATEYRRVAHAAGLAFGITAIAGVLLEWEGLQPLFFIALPVGMLGLLFARWTWRRWLQRQRLSGRFASRTLVVGATEDVEYVIDSLQKGGENGYHVVGTTLLDRTAGALRIGESIYPVVGDVDTVAAAAAQLGADTIIVASRPEGSPDFVKQLSWQLEGTAAELVLSSRLTDVAGPRISLRQVDGLPLIQVKIPTYEGGVHLLKRALDIVVATIALIPIALLTPVLSALIKLDSPGPVFFFQERVGRDGRTFKMVKFRSMRTDAEKQLAALKEHNEGAGLLFKMKDDPRVTRVGKVLRKLSLDELPQFWNVLVGDMSVVGPRPPLPSEVTAYDGTVFRRLYIKPGITGLWQVSGRSDLSWDESVRLDLRYVENWSVMNDLQIMWRTAKVMAQPSGAY; encoded by the coding sequence ATGACTTCCGTCGAGGATGCTCTGAGCATCGCTCGTACGGGTTTCACGCCGATCACGGCTCCGCGAGCGACCGCGTCGGTGACGCCGGCGGCGAGCACGCCGCGCGTGTCGGCGACGCTCGAACGACGCCTCCAGTGGGAGCGTCGCTATCGGATGCGGCTGCGGATCACGGATGCGGCTGTCATCCTGATCGCCGTCGCACTGACGGCGGCGGTCCAACTGGTCACCGGCGTCGCGGTGACCGAGGCTGTGCGCAACGCCGCATTGCTGAGCCTCGCCTGGTACCTGATGCTGTCGGCGCTCAACAGCCGAGCCGCCGCCATCTTCGGGTCCGGGGCCACCGAGTACCGCCGCGTGGCACACGCGGCCGGTCTCGCCTTCGGCATCACCGCCATCGCGGGCGTGCTCCTGGAGTGGGAAGGACTGCAGCCGCTGTTCTTCATCGCACTTCCGGTCGGCATGCTCGGCCTCCTCTTCGCCCGCTGGACATGGCGCCGCTGGCTGCAGCGGCAGCGCCTGTCCGGGCGGTTCGCGTCGAGGACACTGGTGGTCGGCGCCACCGAGGACGTCGAATATGTGATCGACTCCCTGCAGAAGGGCGGGGAGAACGGCTATCACGTCGTGGGGACGACGTTGCTGGATCGCACGGCCGGCGCGCTCAGGATCGGGGAGAGCATCTACCCGGTCGTGGGCGATGTGGACACCGTCGCCGCGGCGGCGGCACAGCTCGGGGCGGACACCATCATCGTGGCGAGCCGCCCCGAGGGGTCCCCCGACTTCGTCAAGCAGCTCAGCTGGCAGCTCGAGGGCACAGCCGCCGAGCTCGTGCTCTCCAGCCGCCTGACGGACGTCGCGGGCCCCCGCATCTCGCTGCGGCAGGTCGACGGCCTTCCGCTGATCCAGGTGAAGATCCCGACCTATGAGGGCGGGGTGCACCTGCTCAAGCGTGCCCTGGACATCGTGGTCGCCACGATCGCACTGATCCCGATCGCGCTGCTCACGCCCGTGCTCAGCGCCCTCATCAAGCTCGACTCGCCGGGACCGGTGTTCTTCTTCCAGGAGCGCGTCGGTCGTGACGGGCGCACGTTCAAGATGGTCAAGTTCCGCTCCATGCGCACCGACGCGGAGAAGCAGCTGGCCGCGCTCAAGGAGCACAACGAGGGCGCCGGCCTCCTCTTCAAGATGAAGGACGACCCGCGGGTCACGCGCGTCGGCAAGGTGCTGCGCAAGCTCTCCCTCGACGAGCTCCCGCAGTTCTGGAACGTCCTCGTCGGCGACATGAGCGTCGTGGGCCCTCGTCCGCCGCTGCCGAGTGAGGTCACCGCGTACGACGGGACGGTGTTCCGTCGCCTGTACATCAAGCCCGGCATCACGGGCCTGTGGCAGGTCTCCGGGCGCAGCGACCTGTCGTGGGACGAGAGCGTGCGCCTCGACCTCCGGTACGTGGAGAACTGGTCCGTCATGAACGACCTCCAGATCATGTGGCGCACCGCCAAGGTCATGGCGCAGCCGAGCGGGGCATACTGA